The Herbaspirillum sp. RTI4 genome has a segment encoding these proteins:
- the rsmH gene encoding 16S rRNA (cytosine(1402)-N(4))-methyltransferase RsmH, with amino-acid sequence MTLQTVPDLQHRTVLLEQAVAGLAIEGSRADGVYVDGTFGRGGHSRRILELLSPRGRLIAFDKDLQAIANAQTITDSRFSIVHDSFATFGEALSERGIAQVDGVLLDLGISSPQVDDAARGFSFRNDGPLDMRMDTTRGLSAAQWLAEAPEQLIGKVIREYGEERFAVQIAKAIVARRAIEPISGTRQLAAIVAHAVKTREKGKDPATRTFQAIRIFINQELEELEIGLAGAYAHMAAQGRMVVISFHSLEDRIVKQFLASKAKVPQPDRRLPIRAVDLPQPEMTLIGRQMPDEEEISLNPRARSAVMRVAERLPAGAPR; translated from the coding sequence ATGACTTTGCAAACGGTGCCCGATTTGCAGCACCGCACGGTGCTGCTAGAACAAGCTGTGGCTGGACTGGCGATAGAGGGCTCCCGCGCCGACGGCGTGTATGTGGATGGCACTTTCGGTCGCGGCGGTCACAGCCGGCGCATTCTGGAACTGCTGAGCCCGCGTGGTCGCCTGATTGCGTTCGATAAGGACTTGCAGGCTATCGCCAACGCACAAACGATCACGGATTCCCGTTTCAGTATCGTGCACGACAGTTTTGCCACGTTCGGAGAAGCTCTTTCGGAGCGTGGTATTGCGCAGGTGGATGGCGTCTTGCTGGATCTGGGTATTTCGTCGCCGCAGGTAGATGACGCCGCCCGCGGTTTCAGCTTCCGTAACGACGGTCCGCTGGACATGCGCATGGATACGACCCGAGGTCTGTCTGCCGCGCAGTGGCTGGCAGAAGCTCCTGAACAACTCATTGGAAAGGTCATACGCGAATATGGAGAAGAACGGTTTGCTGTTCAGATTGCAAAGGCGATTGTTGCTCGCCGCGCAATCGAGCCGATTTCGGGCACACGACAGCTTGCCGCGATCGTGGCACACGCCGTCAAAACCCGGGAAAAAGGCAAAGATCCGGCAACTCGGACCTTTCAGGCTATACGGATTTTCATCAATCAAGAGCTTGAAGAACTCGAGATAGGTTTGGCCGGGGCATACGCACACATGGCGGCGCAGGGGAGAATGGTAGTGATCAGCTTTCACTCGCTCGAAGACCGTATCGTCAAGCAATTCCTGGCCTCCAAAGCCAAGGTGCCGCAGCCGGATCGCCGCCTGCCGATTCGTGCGGTTGACCTGCCGCAGCCAGAAATGACGCTGATAGGGCGTCAGATGCCCGATGAGGAAGAAATCTCCCTGAATCCGCGCGCGCGCTCTGCCGTCATGCGGGTGGCCGAGCGCTTGCCTGCCGGAGCGCCGCGATGA
- the mraZ gene encoding division/cell wall cluster transcriptional repressor MraZ, whose protein sequence is MFQGASALNLDAKGRMSIPAKHRDALSVQCEGRVTLTRHPHGCLLLFPRPTWESHREQIAGWPMSARAWQRIFLGNASDVELDSAGRILIAPELRSAVGLQRDVMVLGMGSHFEIWDAARLAESESQAIASGMPDVLSDFSF, encoded by the coding sequence GTGTTTCAAGGCGCTTCAGCTCTCAATCTCGATGCCAAAGGACGGATGTCTATTCCGGCCAAGCATCGTGACGCCTTGTCGGTGCAGTGCGAAGGGCGCGTCACCCTGACCCGCCATCCGCATGGTTGTCTGCTGCTTTTCCCGCGCCCGACGTGGGAAAGCCATCGCGAACAAATCGCCGGCTGGCCGATGTCAGCGCGCGCCTGGCAGCGCATTTTTCTGGGCAATGCCTCTGACGTGGAGCTGGATTCCGCCGGTCGCATCCTGATTGCGCCGGAACTCCGCTCGGCAGTTGGTTTGCAGCGCGACGTGATGGTGCTGGGCATGGGTAGCCATTTCGAAATTTGGGATGCCGCCCGGTTGGCGGAAAGCGAGTCGCAGGCGATTGCCTCCGGCATGCCGGATGTGTTGAGCGATTTTTCGTTCTGA
- the ftsL gene encoding cell division protein FtsL, with product MSARFNLLLTGILVVCALSLVNSQYQARQLFIEQERAQSEMRQLDIEWAQLQLDQSTLGKNSRIEAIARSELSMMPLTPARTEYLTAGGK from the coding sequence ATGAGCGCGCGTTTCAACCTCCTGCTGACCGGCATCCTCGTAGTTTGCGCCCTCTCGCTCGTCAATTCCCAGTATCAGGCGCGTCAGCTGTTCATCGAGCAGGAGCGCGCTCAGTCTGAAATGCGGCAACTCGATATCGAATGGGCGCAATTGCAGCTCGATCAGTCCACTTTGGGCAAGAACTCCCGTATCGAAGCGATCGCCCGTAGCGAGTTGAGCATGATGCCGCTGACCCCGGCCCGCACTGAATATCTGACGGCAGGTGGAAAATGA